The genomic DNA AATAATTAAACCAATTTAAGTCATGCCCCTCTTTCTTTAGCTCCTCCCTGGGTTTTATTACCATAATTCCTGGTTGGTTTTCCTTTATGCAATCTTGATAAGTAAGCCAATTGTTCTTATCTCCTAATAGCCACCTACCAAAGAAGGCTTCCTGAGTTGACGTCCAAATAGGAATTTTAAAATagaacatttttttcaatttcacaCAAGACTGCAATAAGGATTTTCTGATGGGATGATTGTTAAAATCCTTGTTTTTTTCTAACTGATTATAACTTagatatgcatgccatccaaaccTGAGTTGTGTGCTTTCCATGCCtaatatttcttcattatcttgtTTCACCCAGTTTTGCAGCCACATTAAACTACATGCCCAAAAATATACCGTACTTGCAAATCAGGTAGTGCAAaaccccctttttcttttgagtCTTTCAATATAGCACTTTTAATTCTAGGTCTTGCGCCTTTTTTCAGAATTCTTTAAAATGTGGGTGATGGGCCAAAGGTACATCCTTTGGACCTGGAGAACTGGACTGGCCTTGCTTTAAAAATAGATTACCGTAAgaacaacttttaaaaaccaattttaaaatcagtttgaaaAGCCAATAGCCGTATGGAATCATAACAGTTTGGGCTCCCCACTAGACACCTAGTAGGGATGGAGCTAGGCTGGCTTCTCTTGAGGGGCAATTCTGCAGTCAAGCTGCTGTTCCAGAGTCAAATATGTCATATGTACTCATCAGTCCAACCTCTCAGGTTGGTGGGACTCACAACATGACACCCACTTTGTTGACTTCAAAGACATATGCTATAGAGCCAACATCTTTTCGTGTGAACAGAAGGATTTTCAGCAGTGTGAATGGCAAAGAAGCAGCTTGTAGCAAGTTGGGCCTCTGGTGACAGGTAGATAGGTTTAAGAGTCCTAGCTGGCATCATGACCAAACATTAACTGCTGTCACTACACAGTAAAGGCTAATTTGTATTCTTCACGCCTTGTGTGATAGTGGGAAAAGATATGAATGCTGAGAACAGACTGGGGGAGGAAATTTTTCCTTCTTACTAACTTGCTTACATAGTTCTCATGGCTTTGAGATGGAGGAGATATGTCAggcttaatttttttctttatctctaCATTATATAACCTGTGGAAGTCCATCTCCCATTTGCCTTGTCCTGGAGGGGGTGCAACTCAGTCCAACGGCCCCATATAGCCAGCAGTGAGTAATTTGATTATCAGCTGGAGATATCTGAGTAGAATTAGTTGGTTAGGGGCCCAGTTCTACCACTGGATGTGAGGGGATGGTGGACTTCATCAGTAAAAATGACTGGACTACCTCTCTGCTGTGTACTAATAAAGCTTAGTTGTAGCAGTAACACATATCACTGCTCGGCACCTCTTGCAGAGGCCTGGAACTACACCTAGTTCCAGAACAGAACACGCTTCATGCAGAATTGTCTCAATACCACAAATAATGACTGGAATGAACCCAAGCTAGTAACAACCGCTTCAACAAGCATTTCAATCTGCCCTCTCGTCTTCAGCTAACAGTAGCTGCATGTAAATTGACAAAAGCCTAATTTAAATAATCTGTCCCTATTGTACCATCtcatctgtttatttttttatttttaaggaataAGCCCTGGGATCTGACCCAGTGAAGGCGGGGGACAGTGTAGGGCTTCTGTTTCTAAAATGTGCAATCTCAGCAGTGAAACCAAGGGCTTTTTTATCCTGCTTGGGGGAGAGCCACATAAGGTACAGTGGCAGACTAATGCTCTTTTTGCAGAATTGGCTAATTAGGGGAAATGTGCACATCTGTTTTGCAGTTGTTGCATGCAGCCCTCTGGCCCTCCCTACTTTTTTTTTGTTAACGCCACCTTTCCATGTAGTTGAAGTGTAATATTTTGCAGCATGAAAGATGTAGAACTTGACCACAGATGCTGTATTTGCTGTTATTTATTAATAGAGTATTACAATCAGAAGGCACTGAGAACAGGAACAGAAAGAATAGTTTTCACACATAAGAAATTAATCTGAGGTGTGGTGTGgagcaaaaatgaaaagaaggaagaaaggaaataaataaataaataaaatcaatgcaTTCCTGTCTTTCCAGTTTTAGAAAAAATCCAAGCACTTTGACTACAAGACAGCAAAAGGCAAAATGCATTCTGTGAAATAGAGTTAATCCCAGTAAAACTGTTTCTTTGTGGCACTCTCCTTGTCTGTCTGTCCAACTCTCTGTTTTTTGTATAATGCCTTAAAATTGTTATTCACATTAGTAAAAGCTATATAAAATAAGCCAGAGTGCTCTAATTTTATCAGTACCTGCCATATCTGAAGAGCAAGCTGGTGGGATGCAAAGGGACCACTCACTAAATCTGCAATTCCAGAAGGATGTTTTGGTTTACAATTCCTATCAACTCCATTCTGCTGGGTGAGTGGTaaaagattatgggagctgtTGGTCAAAATATATGGAAGGCCAGAGGTTTCCCTATGCTGCCATACACTAGCTGGGAGTACATTCCACTGAATTTTACAGGACTTATGTCTGTGTAGACGTACATAGCATTGTGCTGTTACATTCTCATAGTTTTCATTCACATTTCTCTACCTTTCTCAGAACACAATCAAACAAACAGATGCACCAAAAAAGAGGgataatagaaatgcaaaatagggatgggaatcatgcccTGCtcgttggattacaactcccagcatttcttcaccagtggctatgctggagGATAGGACTCCTGGAAGTAGCAgtgtaacaacatctggagggtggtATGATTCCCATCCCTAATGTATAAGTCAATGAgatgaaaaaacaaacattttattagCTGAACATGGATGAAAGTCTATCAGTTTAATGTTGGTTGAAGCTGCAAGCTACTGCAGCCAGAACATCAGAATAATAACCCCCCATATACAGATAAAGCATTTCATTGGTCTAGTGCATCCCTTACTGCACAGGAGTCCTGGGCCAAGCCATCTTGACTTGGGCACTCTTCCCAGAACTATGCATTAGAAAACCCAGCTTGCTGGCTTACACACTTCCTGTCTCCCTACCTGCAGCCTTAAATATGGTCTGGGAAAGAGATGAATGAAGAACTGAGCTTCCATTTTTGGAAACACAAACTAAAATAGATGTATGTGTAGGAGGTGGTAATGCAGGGCATGTGTCTGGTTAATGAGTCAGGAACCAGAGAATACAAAATGCAGGGCAGAATAACACACATTCTTCACTGATGACACCATTCATCCAGATCTGGCCTCTGGGGTACTAAGACAGCGAATCTCTGGTTTTTGTAAAAGCACTTTTTCAGTTCCCAAGCCTTTTCCCCAAGGGAGATTATTCCTGTTTTCCTCCCCCCTACCCATTTTCCTGCATGCTCCCGATAAAGGAATGTGGTCCTGACATCAGTATTAACTCCCTTTGTCTCTTCTCCATCTTGACTCTGTCTCTCTAATTGAGGCTGGCAGCCTCCAGTGGCTCTTCCTCTGTATGTGCACTGTCTTCTACAAACAGAGCAAAATGGTAGCAGTTGTAAAGGCCCTGTCCCATTGAATCAAACATAGAAGATGAGACAAGCCAGGGCAGAGGAGAGAAACCCccacaccatctggaatctgacTGGCTGTTCCGCTCCTCTCCAGGGACCCAGCAGAGCCACAGAGAGTGAATGTGTGCGGCTGCTTACTGCCATGGTGTTACGCATTCTGGCACCTATGTGCTAATGGAAAAGTAAGTGTGTACATACATGCCTGCATGCGTATGTACAAGGAGCAAATGTGTGTGGTGCACAGctgcatatatgcatatatatggtGAAGCACTAATACTTTGACTATGTGGGATGCTGTCATCCATCAGCTTTTCCATTAACGATTAGGGCAAACAGGAAACTAATCTGTAAGTCGTTAACGTAGCAAATCTGTTATACATTGCCACAGTATTTTCTGAAGATTCCTGGGAATCCCATGGGGGGATATCTAGCATGAGCGTTCCCTAGATGTTCTTGGATGTGTACTGCTAGAATGGCCAATAGTAGgggattctggaatctgtagttgaACAGCACTGGAAACTAAAGCCCAAAACGTGAGTTTCCAAACTCCAGATTTCTGTAACTTTATAGCCACGAGCATTAAATTTTGTACATTGaagtaaaatacaaaatagaaaatttATGTAATATGATGTAcctaaaatggctaaaattactacAAGTAAAGTTTTTATGAAAAGTGGATAATAAAATTTCTACAGTAAAAACAATTGCAGTAAAAATAATACACAGTTTCCCATGGAGTGAGAACAGCCAGTGGTTTTATCTAAACTAGTATTGTGCTCACCACAATAGCTTTTTAACACATGAAATTGGAGCTTCCACTGCCTGCCCACCTGCCATCCAGTCACTGGTTGGATTTGCTGGGAAGTGAACCTGAGGTCTTTTGTAAGCAAACTGTTGTGCTGCCACTGAATATGGGTCAAGTGTAAATAAAATAGGCTCATGAAAATCTTCCTATTTTCCTGTGGTCATCTAgttaatgtatatactcatgtgtaagtctagaaattttagtcaaaagatgACCCAAAAAACtttgagttgatttatccatggatcaatgtaagtactgtgcattaactcttaaaaaaaacatcccctgatgaaaagcaagagtgtaatctgtcctagaagcattGACCCCACTCTACTCTCTCATTTATCCAGTCTTCAGTgtgagcacaaaaagttatgcctgtttggattttgtaagttctgtggcattgttttcatttgcttcatcctttagatcctttgttacatacccctaggttttaccctcgacttatccatgggtcatatcgaaatccatacatctggcccccaaacctaccttcgacttatacatgtggtCGACTTACAATTAAGTTTATAAGGTCAATTCTCCTGCTACATTTTGGACACAAGTACTAAATTATATTCTATGTATACGTTGGAcagacctagggttgccataagtgaggacctccaaaccgggacaaatgtaggacaaatgtagggcaacattttcaaatgtaggacacatttttataaaaatggaggacgcgcaaaaaattgaggttttttttttaatgttaatataaatgcatgtttttaggcatgatcaaaatggaggacattttggcattattcctagacagatggcagaaatggacttgccctcgggttcaactgtacttctcagaagtgtgtacttgggcaagggactgtggtttttcttcactgcacatgagtttgtaaaaatcacagcaagttacattggccgtgcctcagaggcttgttgatatcatcatcaccaccactataattggccaagaaaggcagacttgttagcattcaaagcgccataaatgcacaaaaatgcacttgcatatatttaataataaaaaataatgaaaacataaataaaaaacaaggcaggggtgtatatatttgataataaaaattaatgtaataaaataaaaaacaagcaataataaaaattaataaaataaaacaaaaacaagcaataataaaattaataaaataaaacaaaaacaagcaataataaaattaataaaataaaacaaaaacaagcaataataaaaaattaataaaataaaaaataaaaagcaataaaaatttaaaacaattaaataaaataagtattttatatttttaaatataattaaaaaaccccaaaataccaaggcagacctaatggccactgactcagcttccctcctcctcctcctcctcctcctcctcctcctcctctagcccaattctgccctggccttcaggcacccttcctccggctcctggctccttctcccccctcctcctccttatgatggctggcacacgcgcgcggagggaagcagggcaggcgcgcgcgcatGGAGGGAACCGGGGCGGGCGCGCTCGCACggaggaaagtggggcaggcgcgcACGCTGCCACTGgtccttgctgaggcctgggcggcgcgcaagCCCTCACAGTGGGGGTGCGGTGGCAgtggcgcttctgccgccgaggaagaggaagaaggcggagccagaggaggagtTGGGTtcgcgccgcagcagccgcattagcagcagtggCAATGGCCAGAGcaggcccccaaaccgggaacaagacatgggtgggggcccaaaccggaccaggaccgggaccgtgattgtcacgggggctgccaggttatggcaaccctactcaggaTGCATGTGTGTACACAAGGAGATGGTGAAAGCCATTTTAAAACTGAATATACATGGTAAACAATGAAGGTTTTGCATTAATCTTAgagtaattaaaacaaaaaacctcataCTTCATTTTTTCCCATGTAAGAATATATGGAATATAAAGATGTGCGCTCCtcccaacccccccaaaaaattcagatgtctttttaaaatcctaaacCTAGTCCTTCCTGTTGTTCTGTTTTAAGAAATAGTAGGTATGTCCTGAGGGTATGTTTAAATGAGATTCTATTATACATTAATGATGCTTTAAATTGTCTCTCCCCCTCTATTGCTTACAAGAGCAGTGGGAAGGAAAGTGTACATGAATTCCAAACTCATTTCATGTGGAATGCTTTTTCCTAAGACTGAGCTAAAATTCTGTTTATTATGTCTATAATTCCTTTGTGGCTTTGTTTAAGAGAGCGTCTTCCTTTGCAGCAGTTTTGTGTGAAGCCAACCCTTTCATTAGACAGCTAGGCATCTGCCTCAGTCAGCAGATTTTAAGTGTCATGAGGGGGAAGCATGTTAGCTTTTGATTGGTagctatttaatttattatttttatggtaAGAGGTGGGGAGAGGTGCATGTGAGATTTTCTGTCAAAATAACTTGGGCGATTTCAGGTATTATACAATTTGACTTGTGTGAGTGGGGCTGGAGACAGGGAGGAAATTATTGCTCAGACAGCAAAATGACTTAGGCTGGCCTTGGTTTTATGTTTAATTCCTCTGTTTCAGGAGGAAGATCAGGAATCAGAAAATGGGAAGCTAGTGGTGAAAGAACCTGAGAATGAAGATGGTAAGTTTCTGGCATAATAATTAGAGGGTTAAAGATCAAAGATGAAAGCCTTCACGGCTGGTACAAAGAACATAATTTACTCTCATTTTGAATGTTTTTCAGCAAAAGGGctgttcttatttcttttctgtaaAGTTCATAATTACTATAATTTGTAATAGCAATAATGGGGCAATTTTAGTTTGATTTACAGTTGTGGAAAACAaaaaccaattttatttatttattatttcattaataaaaacaatacataaacACATATTTATAAGAAATAGGAGAGCTATACCTCATTACTGACAGTTATATAACTTTGTGTGCATCTACAATTCTATTTCATAACATATTTTCAgctctcttcccccaccccaaattaATCCCCCCTTTGTTTTACACTGTATTCTTAGTTTGGATTATGAGTACATCATATACAAATATTATTCTTAAGTGTTCATCCACATATTCTTGTTATTGTTTGGATATTTGTAAACTGTGCAGCattcaaataaattttaatacACTTTACATCATATTAGTATAGTAAAAACCTTTACCTGTCtgtgtttattaattaatttaggCTTTGAAATTATTATCTAGTTTAATTGTTAAACACATTGATAGTTAATGTTTGAACTTCaattgtcttttattttattatttgtccaATTGATTCCTGGGCCAGCTTTCAACTCACTAATAGCTCCTAAATTCAGTTTTGTTTAGGAGTAATTCCCAGTCTTTATCCCTTTCTTTATTGGACTTGTCATTCAATGACACTGTCATCTTGTCCATTTCCACCATGTCTAGACATTTCCTAAGTAAGCCATTTGTCAACTGTAGGAATTCTATTTTCTTTCAATCTTACAGCTGAAACTgagtataaaatacattttaggtgttgcctttcttctcttcctcctactaTATTTAATAAAAAGCATTCAGGtgtcattttaattattatttggattattaaTGGTAGTGTCCTGTGGATTTCTTTTCAAAATTCCTTTGCTGCTGAATATGTCTACCAAACATGATATAGTGTCCCTTCATTtataccacatttccaacattttcctttttcatattGTTGAATTTTTCCCAGTTTATTAGGGGTTAGGTACCATCTATGTACCATGCAAAGTGTAAATTTTAAATCTCGGCCCCAGGCTCTTTCTCAGCTTTCCATTTGGATAGGATGACCAATATTTTTTGTCCATCTGATAGTGCAATCTTTAACAGTCTCACATTCCATTTCAATCTTCAATAAAAATTTGTAAAGTTTAGGTATAATAGATTTTTGGGGTCCCAACAAGTTCTCATCTTGTTCTGTTCTTCTTTTATTAACCCCCATCTAATTTGAGgttcattttaaatctttcctttAGTTGGCAGTATGTAAATCAGTAACAAGTGTAGCCGTCTTCTTCCAATTTCTGATTCGATTTCAGTCTTGGAATCCCTTCTTCCCAATTCAGCAGATCTTCTTAATTTAAACAtcctttttgttgtgttgtttgacCCATCATCAATGCTGCTTGTGGTGACAACCAATTCAGTAATTTGCTGTAGATTTTTTGTTTGACTTTATACCACACTCTTAACAGTGATCTTCTAATTATATGATCATTGGATTCTTAATTGATATTTGCCTTATTATAGAATAGATATCTGTGCCAACCATATCTTTTGTTAAATCCTTCCAGATTTAATGTTTTTTCGTCTTTAAATGTTATCCAATTTTGAATCCAGTCATAGCACAGGAATGAGGATATATCTTCAGATCTGGAATTCCTAACCTGCCTCATCCTTTGGCATCCTTCATTATTTTCCACTTTATTCATGGCTTTTTTCCAGCCCTCATGAATTTCGATATGGTAGTCTCTCATAGCTTGGGGGATTTGTTGTTAATTAGGATCAacagattttgaaaaagaaacattatttttggcaaGATGTTCATCTTGACCGATGATATTCTACCCTCAAGTGCTAACTTTAGACTAGTTCAgctgtccattttttaaaaattattattttcttccataAGACTGCATAATTGTTGTTGAAGAATTCAGAATTCTTTTTAGACAGTGTTATGCCAAGATATTTCACCTTTCTGCATATTTGGAATCCAGACTTTTCTTGTAGTTCATtaccttcttttttattttttaagttttttACATATTCAGAGTTATTATGGTTGATTTGGTTTTATTAATTTTGAACTCTGCATAAATTCCAAAATTCTGGATTATCcattattttgttaatattttcaatGGGCTCTTCTAAATTGATCACCAGATCATCAGCATACActcttattttgtatttttggccTTTAATTTGGGCCCCTTGAATTTGGTTGTCATTTCTTATTTGGTTAATTAGAGTTTCTGTCAtcaaaataaacaataaaggGAAAAGCAGGCAACCCTGTCTTTGACAATATTTGGGTTTTTTGGCAATATTTGGGTTTTTTCGCTGTTTACAATTATTTGTGCTGATTGGGTTTTATAGATAATCTGTATCCAATTTATGAACTTATCACCAAAGTTCATCATTTTTGTTATCTCTATCATAAAATCCCAGTtgaccttatcaaaggccttttcgGCATCTAAAAAAATTACTACTGCCTTTTTTTCTGAGTTGTTTCACAATATTCTATTAAGTTGATCATcgttcttaataataataataatttgttttatttatataccgctattccaaagatcatagcggtgaacagcaagtaagctaattagcaagtaagctaatttgcccccaacagtctgggtactcattttaacgacctcggaaggatgcaagcctgagtcgagcttgggcccttttgctggtcttgaactcgcaaccttgtggttttgagtgaatggctgcagtacaggcatttaaccactgcgccaccggaGATCTTTCTTGGCCACcgccccaaaaatttggaatgacctgccagaagaaattcAACAACTATCCTCgctggaggctttcaaaaaggtgactaaaacccttctcttctggcaggccagaCTGAAAATTGCCCAGAACCAATTGAACCTTTTCCACACCTCTTTCATCGTGGATTGTGCAATAAGTGTGatgtgttgttatatattttaactgtgtcctactatgtaattttaaattggggggggagggttaggcagggtttttgtgggttttaatgtttgatttttatgtacaatccccaaaatggaagaggcgggatataaataaatatttaattcattcattcagaagTTGACAGATTTTTGAAAATGTGGGGCTTCCACCTCCCTTTCTTTTATTGAGATTGTGCAGCACATTGTGGGGAAGTTAATCAATAATATTTAAATGGGGGAGGAAAATTCTACAGGAGAAGACCTCTGGGCAGTTAGATTAAACAGCCCCCTTtttttctcatacacacacacacacccccctctgtaaatgaataaatgaatggaaGTGGGATTGTCTGATGTCGTAGTCAGCTGTACTGTAAAGCCACTCTTTATGATGCAGTGGAAGGGAGCTGAAAAAGAACTGTGGCGTTTATAATGAGACCTTGACAAATTTAACACTTTTCTCCCCCTCTcaggcctcctctccctgcaAGCCAACCACAAATGTGAAAGGCCAGGGagctttcattttatatttctagTCCCCACTTCTCCTACCAGAGGCAGCAGAAATGTAGAGGAACAAGGAACACAGTGGACTAGGTGTTCCCCTCAGTGTCTGCCTCAGAGCCaacctgctttttctctgtgTGCGCTGCAGAGTCTGAGCCCAGATATAGGACAATCCTGAGCTCTGATGAAGGAGGACTAGGGCATGGCTGTCACTTCCTATAAATATGGCCTCTGATGAAGCAGGCTTGGGCACTGACGCTGCTGCCATATCCCTCCTgggggaaggcagaggattagCTGCTTACCTCCAAGCAGCTGAGACTCAAAAGGCAGGCAACTTCCTCCTGCTGATTATTACTGAGCTCTTAAATCTTTTCAGTTGTAGCAGAAGAACAAAGGGCAAGACACAGTTGCCAGCATTTGTCAGTGAACACTTGCAGATCCCCCTGCCCTCAGTAAGGGAGTGATAATAGCTAAGGAGAAAAGGAATATAAGGGTGGCGTAGGTTGCTGGTGAGAAccaacatgttgtagtggtttcgGTGTTacactaggacactgggagaccagggttcgaattctttCCACTGGCTGGCCTTGGACTAGTTacaccctttcagcctcagaggagggcaaaggcaaactcccctctgaacaaatcttgccaagaaatcctccaCGATACACCTTAGcatcactgtaagttggaa from Sceloporus undulatus isolate JIND9_A2432 ecotype Alabama chromosome 2, SceUnd_v1.1, whole genome shotgun sequence includes the following:
- the MXRA7 gene encoding matrix-remodeling-associated protein 7, which encodes MAKKQLVASWASGDSPSPICLVLEGVQLSPTAPYSQQDPAEPQRVNVCGCLLPWCYAFWHLCANGKEEDQESENGKLVVKEPENEDAEEQFSFKYSPGKLRGSQYKAMMTKEEIEEEQRVKREQLTAIFTLLKEKPDTFGEMSETDIKEQLKLYDM